Proteins encoded in a region of the candidate division KSB1 bacterium genome:
- a CDS encoding PorV/PorQ family protein — MKKSSCVALLVAIASAWPMAVTAQVTKAGTTCAQFLKIGVGARATAMGEAFVATANDVNAIYWNPAGLTQLKGNQATFMHVEWLADISYDFAAVAVPLGNAGTIGMFVTSLAVPDDKVRTVFEPEGTGELFGANDLALGLSYARSLTDRFAIGFNGKFIRQNIWSMSSSAVALDIGTFFRSKFRDLKIGVCMSNFGTKSRMEGRANLLYVDPDRTIEGNNDQIRAALEVNRWDLPLSLKIGISLDVLQSGFNRLTLAADAVHPNDNLEYVNAGFEYALKELVFVRAGYRGAGMDEMEGGLTVGGGVRWTFPGAASLAVDYAYADFGRLTGVHRYSIVVSF, encoded by the coding sequence ATGAAGAAGTCATCGTGTGTAGCGCTCCTGGTTGCCATAGCAAGTGCCTGGCCTATGGCGGTGACTGCGCAGGTGACCAAGGCGGGCACCACCTGCGCGCAATTTCTGAAAATCGGCGTCGGCGCGCGCGCCACTGCCATGGGCGAAGCCTTTGTGGCTACGGCAAACGACGTAAACGCCATCTACTGGAACCCCGCTGGGCTGACACAACTAAAGGGGAATCAGGCCACCTTCATGCATGTGGAGTGGCTAGCCGACATCAGCTATGACTTTGCCGCGGTGGCGGTACCACTGGGCAACGCCGGTACTATTGGCATGTTCGTGACCTCGCTGGCCGTGCCCGACGACAAAGTCCGCACCGTGTTTGAGCCGGAAGGGACAGGGGAGCTTTTTGGTGCCAATGACCTGGCGCTGGGCCTGTCCTATGCCCGCTCCCTCACAGACCGTTTTGCCATCGGCTTCAATGGCAAGTTTATTCGACAGAACATCTGGAGCATGTCCTCCAGTGCCGTGGCCCTCGATATCGGCACCTTCTTCCGCAGCAAGTTCCGCGACCTCAAGATTGGCGTCTGCATGTCCAACTTTGGCACCAAGTCGAGGATGGAAGGCAGGGCCAATTTGCTCTACGTAGACCCGGACCGAACCATCGAGGGGAACAACGACCAAATCAGGGCGGCGCTGGAAGTAAATCGCTGGGACCTGCCGCTCAGCCTGAAGATAGGCATTAGCCTGGACGTGTTGCAGAGCGGCTTCAACCGCCTGACCTTGGCCGCCGACGCGGTGCATCCCAACGACAACCTCGAGTACGTGAACGCCGGCTTTGAGTACGCGCTCAAGGAGCTTGTCTTCGTGCGCGCCGGCTATCGAGGCGCGGGGATGGATGAAATGGAAGGCGGGCTGACCGTGGGCGGCGGGGTACGCTGGACATTCCCCGGTGCCGCAAGCCTCGCAGTGGACTATGCCTATGCAGACTTTGGCCGACTCACAGGCGTCCATCGTTATTCGATCGTGGTGAGCTTTTGA
- a CDS encoding TonB-dependent receptor yields MTRKLAMLLAVLGACAGTLVAGTTGKIAGRVTDAQTNEPLPGVNVVLEGTTMGAATDAQGRYVILNVPPGTYVVQMTMMGYKSMRLVEVRVSVDHTTEVNAQLEATVLLGETVTVTAERPLIQMDATSSRAVVAAEQIQQMPVDNFFQVLELQAGVVRGSGGEIHIRGGRAGEVAYLVDGISVTDGFNSSMAVSVENNAIQELELVSGTFNAEYGQAMSGVVNIVTKEGASHYSGEASVYLGDYVSRDTSIFYHIDDVDPLAIVDARATLSGPIPGLRGKATFFLSGRYYDSDGYLYGIRRYMPADSNDFSNPDPSKWHIEQTGDNKPVAMNPYEKLSGQIKLAYTLRPSMKLTYNLIGDDITYQTYSHAYKLNPDGRPTNYTWSYSQILTWTHTLSPTTFYSLKYSNFFNDYKSYVYKNPLQKYQDPDHPGYVHPNRFRASSGYMFYSGGTNMNHYYRNTTTHVYKGEVVSQVHRAHQLKGGFEYRWNKIFLDTFTILLDQSTNYLPQIPDITSPAHDRYRNYPKEFSAYLQDKIELKEMIVNVGVRFELFEPDGRVLTDPQDPNLWLPNKYALLDAVTESGTIRVKVPVRIDPASGAVTYINPNTGEPLGATVKDIRLVDVVSKNPRLIPGTATLVDPATGAPIQKGSMPWFKKASKKYQISPRVGIAYPITDRGVIHFSYGHFLQIPAYSYLYANPEFEVTSGFSTYVGNANLEPQRTTSYEMGLQQQLSDDIAINITGFYKDVRNLLGTKIIETYSRGDMYGLYINRDYGNVRGITFSLTKRPSNYVAATLDYTYSVAEGNASDPEAAFQDAASNREPEKQMVYLDWDQPHTLNASVTIGDGRRWAVSLIGQYGSGLPYTPMFRGIRTAIENSERKPTQYNLDLRANYDFYLRGLRLSLFCNVYNLLDRRNEDYVYSDTGRATYTLIPTYTGEVHGPNTLEEYLVRPDFYSSPREVKVGLGIGF; encoded by the coding sequence ATGACGCGAAAACTTGCAATGCTTCTTGCCGTACTTGGGGCTTGTGCTGGTACGCTGGTGGCCGGCACCACCGGCAAGATCGCCGGTAGGGTGACCGACGCCCAGACCAACGAGCCCCTTCCCGGTGTAAACGTAGTATTGGAAGGGACCACGATGGGCGCGGCCACCGATGCGCAGGGCCGCTACGTGATCCTCAATGTGCCCCCGGGCACCTATGTGGTGCAGATGACCATGATGGGGTACAAGAGTATGCGTCTGGTAGAAGTCCGGGTGAGCGTGGACCATACCACCGAGGTCAATGCCCAGCTTGAGGCTACCGTGCTTCTGGGCGAGACCGTGACTGTTACCGCAGAGCGGCCGCTCATCCAGATGGACGCGACCTCCAGTAGGGCTGTGGTGGCCGCCGAGCAGATCCAGCAGATGCCGGTGGACAACTTTTTCCAGGTCCTGGAGTTGCAGGCCGGGGTGGTCCGTGGTAGCGGAGGTGAAATCCACATCCGCGGCGGCCGCGCCGGCGAAGTGGCGTACCTGGTGGACGGCATTTCGGTCACCGACGGGTTCAACTCCAGCATGGCTGTGTCGGTGGAAAACAACGCCATCCAGGAGCTGGAGCTGGTGAGTGGCACCTTCAACGCGGAGTACGGACAGGCCATGTCCGGGGTGGTGAATATCGTCACCAAGGAGGGTGCGAGTCACTACAGCGGCGAGGCTTCCGTGTACCTGGGCGACTATGTGAGTCGCGACACATCCATCTTCTACCACATCGATGATGTGGACCCGCTGGCCATTGTCGATGCCCGCGCCACACTCAGTGGCCCCATCCCCGGTCTACGTGGCAAGGCAACCTTTTTCCTGAGCGGTCGTTACTACGACAGTGACGGTTACCTCTACGGAATCCGGCGCTACATGCCGGCGGATTCCAACGACTTTAGCAATCCCGACCCCAGCAAGTGGCACATAGAGCAAACGGGCGACAACAAGCCCGTGGCCATGAACCCGTACGAGAAGCTATCGGGGCAGATCAAACTGGCCTATACCTTGCGGCCGTCCATGAAGCTGACCTATAACCTAATTGGCGACGACATCACTTACCAGACCTACAGCCACGCGTACAAGCTCAATCCTGATGGGCGGCCGACAAACTACACCTGGAGCTACAGTCAGATCCTGACCTGGACCCACACGCTTTCGCCTACTACATTCTACAGCCTCAAGTATTCGAACTTTTTCAACGACTACAAGAGCTACGTCTACAAGAACCCACTGCAGAAGTATCAAGACCCTGACCATCCTGGGTATGTGCACCCCAACCGGTTCCGCGCCTCGAGTGGTTACATGTTCTATTCTGGCGGCACGAACATGAACCACTACTACCGGAACACCACCACCCACGTGTACAAAGGTGAGGTTGTGAGCCAAGTGCACCGCGCGCACCAGTTGAAGGGAGGGTTCGAGTACCGCTGGAACAAAATCTTCCTGGATACCTTCACCATCCTTTTGGACCAAAGCACCAACTATTTGCCACAGATCCCGGACATCACTTCACCGGCACACGACCGATATCGGAATTACCCGAAGGAGTTTTCAGCCTACCTCCAGGACAAGATCGAGCTCAAGGAGATGATCGTGAATGTGGGGGTGCGTTTTGAACTCTTTGAGCCGGACGGGCGAGTCCTCACCGACCCGCAGGACCCGAACTTGTGGTTGCCCAACAAGTATGCGCTGCTGGATGCGGTCACTGAGTCGGGCACCATTCGCGTGAAGGTACCGGTGCGCATCGATCCGGCCTCCGGTGCGGTCACCTACATCAATCCGAACACGGGTGAACCGCTTGGGGCGACGGTGAAGGACATTCGTCTGGTGGACGTGGTGAGCAAGAACCCACGGCTTATCCCTGGCACTGCCACACTGGTGGACCCGGCCACAGGTGCGCCAATTCAGAAGGGGAGCATGCCTTGGTTCAAGAAGGCGAGCAAGAAGTACCAGATCAGTCCACGAGTTGGCATCGCTTATCCCATCACCGATAGGGGTGTGATCCACTTCTCCTATGGCCATTTCCTGCAGATCCCTGCTTACTCGTACCTGTACGCGAATCCCGAGTTTGAGGTCACCAGCGGTTTCAGCACCTACGTGGGCAATGCCAACCTGGAGCCGCAGCGTACTACCAGCTATGAGATGGGTCTGCAACAGCAGCTCTCCGATGACATCGCCATTAACATCACGGGGTTCTACAAGGATGTGCGCAATCTGCTGGGCACCAAAATCATCGAGACCTACAGCCGTGGCGACATGTACGGCCTGTACATCAACCGGGACTATGGCAACGTACGCGGCATCACCTTCTCGCTGACCAAGCGGCCCAGTAACTATGTGGCTGCCACGCTGGACTACACCTACTCGGTGGCGGAAGGGAATGCCTCCGACCCGGAGGCCGCTTTTCAGGACGCGGCGAGCAACCGCGAGCCGGAAAAACAGATGGTCTACCTCGACTGGGACCAGCCCCACACGCTCAACGCCAGCGTGACCATAGGCGATGGTCGTCGCTGGGCGGTAAGTCTCATTGGGCAATATGGGAGCGGCTTGCCCTACACGCCCATGTTCCGCGGTATCCGCACAGCCATCGAGAACAGCGAGCGCAAGCCTACCCAGTACAATCTGGACCTGCGCGCCAATTACGACTTTTACCTGCGCGGGCTGCGCTTGTCGTTGTTCTGCAACGTGTACAATCTGCTTGACCGCCGAAACGAGGACTATGTGTACAGCGACACGGGTCGAGCCACCTATACCCTGATTCCCACCTACACCGGCGAGGTGCACGGGCCCAATACCTTGGAGGAGTACTTGGTGCGGCCGGACTTTTATTCATCTCCGCGCGAGGTAAAAGTCGGACTGGGTATTGGCTTCTGA
- a CDS encoding PorV/PorQ family protein encodes MRRARTLIVGAALCAWSLAYAQFVENVSKVGTTSACFLEIEVGARALAMGGAFVATANDASALYWNAAGLARLSRSELHLGHTQWLADMRYDFAGIALPLGSFGTLGASLCALGMDEMEVRTVFYPEGTGERFGASDVALGLSYARALTDRFSIGFTGKYIQQRIWHMSASSFAIDVGTLFVTQLNGMRIGASISNFGGKMQLEGKDTQVTHDIDPVKYGNNNKIIAHLATDKWSLPLIFRAGVAMEILKGGPNRLTLAVDAIHPNNNTEYLNVGTEYAFNENVFLRAGYKSLFLRDGEEGVTLGGGLAYELLGRVRLKVDYAYLDFGVLDNVQRFSLGLEF; translated from the coding sequence ATGAGACGTGCACGCACTTTGATCGTGGGAGCAGCTCTCTGCGCGTGGAGCTTGGCGTACGCGCAGTTCGTGGAAAACGTCTCCAAGGTGGGAACGACAAGCGCCTGCTTTTTGGAGATCGAGGTGGGCGCACGGGCGTTGGCCATGGGAGGCGCATTCGTGGCCACGGCCAACGACGCGAGCGCCTTGTACTGGAACGCGGCCGGTCTCGCACGCCTGTCCCGCAGCGAGCTCCACCTGGGCCACACGCAGTGGCTGGCAGACATGCGCTACGATTTCGCCGGAATCGCCCTCCCCTTGGGGTCCTTTGGCACCTTAGGGGCAAGCCTCTGTGCCCTGGGCATGGACGAAATGGAAGTCCGCACGGTCTTCTACCCCGAGGGGACCGGCGAGCGTTTTGGGGCCAGCGACGTAGCGCTCGGCCTCTCTTACGCCCGCGCCTTGACCGATAGGTTTTCGATCGGCTTCACCGGCAAGTACATTCAACAGCGCATCTGGCACATGAGCGCTTCTAGCTTCGCTATCGACGTGGGCACGCTGTTTGTGACCCAATTGAACGGCATGCGCATCGGGGCCAGCATCTCCAACTTCGGTGGCAAGATGCAGCTCGAGGGCAAAGATACTCAGGTTACGCACGACATCGACCCGGTGAAGTACGGCAACAACAACAAGATTATCGCTCACCTGGCCACCGATAAGTGGTCACTACCGCTGATCTTCCGGGCGGGCGTGGCGATGGAGATCCTCAAAGGTGGGCCCAATCGCCTGACCCTCGCCGTGGACGCGATCCACCCAAACAACAACACCGAGTACCTTAATGTTGGCACCGAGTACGCTTTCAACGAGAATGTCTTTCTGCGCGCTGGGTACAAGTCGCTCTTCTTGCGGGATGGCGAGGAAGGCGTCACATTGGGCGGAGGGCTTGCTTACGAACTTCTAGGGCGAGTCCGGCTCAAAGTGGATTACGCCTACCTTGACTTTGGGGTTTTGGACAACGTGCAGCGATTTAGCCTTGGGCTGGAATTCTGA
- a CDS encoding N-acetylmuramoyl-L-alanine amidase, producing the protein MEHDYQQILVALTAALGLAFAIERVLQVVKTLFDKVLFHAQELTPQRSAVPERLLNELISRHQQEDGSLLAEELEATRARLAREGEALPRKEREALATRVAQLEQMGLDTSKAELEEVCPEGTALVDEMPPPDRLKVLRTFWLQMVGAFAGVVVCSVSHFGLLARLIGGTSGVPVRLDWVLSGILIGAGAQPIHFLIEFITRRKITALKSATAEEEAGAEELRARSPGAVGSLSATSIVRVPYDGGVDVQELEYIHRRPANPDLIVFHHTGMHSDTSFAEVRSLIKQKGWVTGYHCVVLADGTICGFCRWDRYGNHVRGYNLRSLGIALHGNFETDPAQPFANWDGRYGLLAPSEAQLDAAARVVALWTFLYNIPLAFDSAIVPHSALVDTACPGSNFPIALFQELIATYRRQWESSEQARQEIVLFQKKPFLYV; encoded by the coding sequence ATGGAGCATGACTACCAGCAGATTTTGGTGGCGTTGACCGCGGCTTTGGGCCTTGCCTTTGCCATCGAGCGCGTCTTGCAGGTGGTAAAGACACTATTTGACAAGGTCCTTTTTCATGCTCAGGAGCTGACGCCGCAGCGCAGCGCTGTGCCGGAGCGATTGCTGAATGAGCTGATTTCTCGCCACCAGCAGGAGGATGGCAGCCTGCTGGCCGAGGAGCTGGAAGCAACCAGGGCGCGCCTTGCGCGCGAAGGAGAAGCTTTGCCCCGTAAGGAGCGAGAGGCACTGGCAACCCGCGTTGCGCAGCTCGAACAGATGGGCCTGGACACGAGCAAGGCAGAGTTAGAAGAGGTCTGCCCCGAGGGGACCGCCTTGGTCGATGAAATGCCACCCCCGGACCGCCTCAAGGTACTGCGCACGTTCTGGTTGCAGATGGTGGGCGCATTCGCTGGCGTGGTGGTCTGTTCCGTGAGCCATTTTGGGCTCCTGGCACGACTTATTGGCGGGACCTCAGGCGTGCCCGTTCGCCTCGATTGGGTGCTGAGCGGCATTCTGATCGGCGCAGGAGCTCAGCCCATTCATTTCCTCATCGAGTTTATCACCCGCCGGAAGATAACTGCCCTCAAATCCGCAACCGCCGAAGAGGAGGCCGGAGCCGAGGAGCTGCGGGCGCGATCGCCCGGTGCAGTGGGCTCGTTATCCGCGACGAGCATAGTTCGCGTACCCTACGACGGTGGCGTTGATGTCCAGGAGCTGGAGTACATCCATCGCCGTCCTGCTAACCCAGACCTCATCGTGTTCCATCATACCGGCATGCACAGCGACACCTCCTTCGCGGAGGTGAGGAGTCTTATCAAGCAGAAAGGCTGGGTGACCGGCTACCACTGTGTGGTGCTGGCGGACGGCACCATCTGCGGGTTTTGCCGCTGGGACCGCTACGGCAATCATGTGCGCGGCTACAACCTGCGCTCGCTGGGCATCGCATTGCACGGCAACTTTGAAACAGACCCCGCCCAGCCTTTTGCCAATTGGGATGGCAGATATGGTCTCCTGGCTCCTTCGGAGGCCCAACTTGATGCAGCGGCGCGCGTGGTTGCCCTCTGGACTTTCCTCTACAATATCCCCTTGGCGTTCGATAGTGCCATTGTCCCGCATAGCGCGCTGGTGGATACTGCATGCCCTGGTTCAAATTTCCCGATAGCCCTGTTCCAGGAGCTCATCGCTACCTACAGACGGCAATGGGAGAGCTCAGAGCAGGCCCGGCAGGAGATCGTCCTGTTCCAGAAAAAGCCCTTCTTGTACGTCTGA
- the amrB gene encoding AmmeMemoRadiSam system protein B — translation MADRIPQYPKLRPIEVTPVLHEGKKALAVYDPTRLSDGVVVVTQDLAYALQLMDGQHSLLDIRAAYLRKFGSFLFEDQLVRLVSLLDEHLLLDNERSAAHRLQVEAEFRNAPVRDSTHAGQSYPEGAEELRQFLGHFFPPEGAQEPPFAPSLLRGCVVPHIDLRAGGPSYGRAYRFLSAAGPVDLFVILGTCHVPIPAPFAGTSKNFRTPLGLAHTDGDFMYSLGRLWDGDLFAGEIAHRYEHTIEFQVIFLQHVFGEIRIAPLLCAFSPLELTADAQLRTQVDRFAEALRQALSAYGGRVIVMASADLSHVGPRYGDPWAVDNTRLALVRSHDQEFIQAVLSGDAERGASVLATAGNRFRVCGFPPIYTMLRALEAKGGVVLDYHHAVVDGSGSVVTFASIALY, via the coding sequence TTGGCCGATCGCATCCCACAGTACCCCAAGCTCAGGCCCATCGAAGTCACACCAGTGTTGCACGAGGGGAAGAAAGCCCTTGCTGTCTATGACCCGACTCGCCTTTCTGATGGGGTGGTGGTAGTGACCCAGGACCTGGCCTACGCCCTGCAGCTCATGGATGGGCAGCACTCTCTGCTTGACATTCGCGCAGCCTATCTACGCAAGTTCGGCTCGTTCCTGTTCGAGGACCAGCTGGTCAGATTGGTCAGTCTCCTGGATGAGCACCTCCTTTTGGACAATGAGCGATCTGCTGCTCATCGCCTGCAAGTGGAGGCGGAGTTCCGCAACGCGCCGGTGCGAGACAGCACGCACGCCGGGCAGAGCTACCCGGAAGGAGCGGAGGAGCTGCGGCAGTTCCTGGGGCACTTCTTCCCACCGGAAGGGGCGCAAGAGCCCCCGTTTGCCCCGAGCCTCCTCAGGGGGTGCGTGGTCCCGCACATCGATCTGCGCGCTGGAGGGCCCTCCTACGGCCGCGCCTATCGCTTCCTTTCGGCAGCAGGGCCCGTCGACCTGTTCGTAATCCTCGGCACCTGTCACGTGCCGATACCCGCGCCCTTTGCGGGGACGAGCAAAAACTTCCGCACGCCTTTGGGTCTGGCGCACACGGACGGCGATTTCATGTACTCGCTTGGGCGCCTTTGGGACGGAGACTTGTTTGCCGGCGAGATTGCCCATCGCTACGAACATACCATTGAGTTCCAAGTTATCTTTTTGCAGCACGTGTTTGGCGAGATCCGCATCGCGCCCCTCTTATGCGCCTTTTCGCCGCTGGAGCTGACCGCGGACGCTCAGCTGAGAACTCAGGTAGACCGGTTCGCTGAGGCGTTGAGGCAGGCGTTGAGCGCCTATGGTGGGAGGGTGATAGTAATGGCCAGTGCCGATCTTTCCCACGTGGGGCCGCGCTACGGAGACCCATGGGCAGTGGACAACACACGTCTGGCGCTCGTGCGCAGCCACGACCAAGAGTTCATTCAGGCCGTGCTCTCAGGAGATGCTGAAAGGGGGGCCAGCGTACTTGCGACAGCCGGAAATCGATTCCGAGTTTGCGGATTTCCACCCATCTACACGATGCTTCGCGCTCTGGAGGCAAAAGGAGGGGTGGTGCTCGACTACCACCACGCGGTCGTAGACGGGAGCGGCTCTGTGGTCACCTTCGCGAGCATCGCCCTCTATTGA
- a CDS encoding DUF1343 domain-containing protein: MTLARFCSCAMLLLAAMSCGPSRKLDAPVVESGLDVLVAEDFALLKGKRVGVVTNHTAIDRQGRHIADLLHEAPGVTLSKLFAPEHGIRGTAEAGAHISSEVDTKTGVPVMSLYGPTKKPTPEMLRDLDVLVFDIQDVGARFYTYISTMALAMEAAAEQGLPFVVLDRPNPIGGAIVEGPVLEPENRSFVGIHPIALRHGMTVGELARMFNEEGWLAGGIRADLTVVTMKNWRRAMPFAETGLPWVKPSPNIVSPTTAFLYPGIGLLEATNVAEGRGTPTPFEVCGAPWIDSGRLLATLRTHSFPGLECDTTSFVPMDMPGMATDPKYEGERCKGLRLRVSDPTVFRVVDFGMYLLAAVRDMHADRFVIREPGMRLMTGSTAVTAAMMKGDKPENIIASWQKDLQRFLELRKKYLLYD; this comes from the coding sequence GTGACGCTCGCTCGGTTTTGTAGCTGCGCCATGCTTCTGTTGGCCGCTATGAGCTGCGGCCCTTCCCGGAAGCTCGATGCCCCGGTTGTCGAAAGCGGCCTGGATGTGTTGGTCGCCGAAGACTTTGCCTTGCTCAAAGGCAAGCGCGTGGGGGTGGTGACCAACCACACGGCTATCGACCGGCAGGGACGCCACATTGCGGACCTCCTGCATGAAGCACCGGGTGTGACGTTGAGCAAACTCTTTGCGCCAGAGCATGGCATCCGTGGCACTGCCGAGGCCGGGGCGCACATTTCTTCGGAAGTGGATACCAAGACCGGGGTGCCCGTAATGAGCCTTTACGGCCCGACAAAGAAGCCTACCCCTGAGATGTTGCGCGACCTCGACGTGCTTGTGTTCGACATTCAGGACGTGGGCGCACGTTTCTACACCTACATCAGCACCATGGCCCTGGCAATGGAGGCGGCTGCTGAGCAAGGTCTCCCATTCGTGGTGCTGGATAGGCCAAACCCCATTGGTGGCGCCATCGTCGAAGGGCCGGTGCTGGAGCCCGAGAACCGTTCTTTTGTAGGCATCCATCCCATTGCCCTGCGCCATGGCATGACCGTTGGTGAGCTCGCGCGGATGTTCAACGAGGAAGGGTGGCTGGCAGGAGGAATAAGGGCGGACCTGACCGTGGTGACGATGAAGAACTGGCGACGGGCCATGCCTTTTGCCGAGACAGGGCTTCCCTGGGTGAAACCCTCTCCAAACATCGTGTCGCCCACCACCGCTTTCCTCTACCCGGGCATCGGTTTGCTGGAGGCAACCAACGTGGCTGAGGGACGCGGCACGCCGACGCCGTTTGAGGTGTGCGGCGCCCCCTGGATCGACAGTGGTCGTTTGCTGGCGACGTTGCGCACTCACTCTTTTCCTGGACTCGAGTGCGACACCACTTCCTTCGTACCGATGGACATGCCCGGGATGGCGACTGACCCAAAGTACGAAGGCGAACGCTGCAAGGGGCTGCGGCTGCGGGTTAGTGATCCGACAGTATTCAGAGTAGTGGATTTTGGCATGTACCTGTTGGCTGCGGTGCGCGACATGCACGCCGACCGTTTTGTCATCCGCGAGCCGGGCATGCGCCTGATGACCGGCTCCACTGCCGTGACCGCGGCCATGATGAAGGGAGACAAGCCGGAGAACATCATTGCTTCCTGGCAAAAGGACCTCCAACGATTCCTGGAGCTGCGGAAGAAGTATTTGTTGTACGATTGA
- a CDS encoding LysM peptidoglycan-binding domain-containing protein, which yields MRAQVIARQLRRVVGVVMWGMWVGMALAMGTADSEELFPVPPALKANVDFWIKVYAVYGRRQMVLHDAERLDIIYEVVDLDTLWRSSESSRYARVRPIENEYRAILTHFAHNPPIDTLGLKGREKRAYLLWKDSQDPFKYRQAAANLRWQQGQREAVIEGLRRSGRFMEEMRRILRKYDVPEELSYLPLVESLYHPRAYSKMGAAGLWQFTRSTGRLFLKINYDIDERFDPIKATEAAARLLRKSYEELGSWPLAITAYNHGLNGVKRAQQVLESSDMGHIATNYRGRAFGFASRNFYAEFLAAKHVVENKEKYFGPLPSDPPLRFAVFEVPHYVKASTLMKKFGLSKEEFVAYNPALRGPVLDDRRYVPKGYELRLPPDKQELADALYAQIPAEELATTQVHEKTASGYYRVREGDNMWSISRRFGVSVQELMAINGIDDPRRLRPGQLLQVVAETKLAAAPAVGAKETQGGGTPAVSSPPLVIVDTVGQPAVSLGALAPTSAPPPGPYGPALRPDTFYVDIPDPVGRTVVVLSDETIGHFADWLNLPVHRLRSLNGLRPHEDIYVGQRILVNFSKVTVDEFRRRRIEYHQGIREDFFQRFRVDSVRTHQIAPGENVYSLCKEVYDVPYWLVVDYNVGKNLQKLRPGDTVRIPVVSAINGRNEKSDARSVL from the coding sequence ATGAGAGCACAGGTCATTGCACGCCAACTGCGACGAGTGGTAGGGGTGGTGATGTGGGGCATGTGGGTGGGCATGGCCCTGGCCATGGGAACAGCCGACAGCGAGGAACTGTTTCCCGTACCACCCGCTCTTAAGGCGAACGTGGACTTTTGGATAAAGGTCTATGCTGTCTATGGCCGCCGCCAGATGGTGTTGCACGACGCGGAGCGGTTGGACATCATTTATGAGGTGGTGGACCTAGACACGCTGTGGCGGAGCAGTGAGAGCTCGCGCTATGCGCGCGTCCGGCCCATCGAGAACGAGTACCGCGCGATCCTCACCCACTTTGCGCACAATCCACCCATCGACACCCTCGGCCTAAAGGGGCGCGAAAAGCGCGCCTACCTGCTGTGGAAGGACAGCCAGGACCCATTCAAGTACCGTCAGGCTGCGGCCAACTTGCGTTGGCAGCAGGGGCAGCGGGAAGCCGTCATCGAGGGCCTGCGCCGCTCCGGCCGCTTCATGGAGGAAATGCGGCGTATTCTTCGCAAGTATGACGTGCCGGAGGAGTTGTCGTATCTGCCGTTGGTGGAGTCTTTGTACCACCCGCGTGCCTATTCTAAGATGGGTGCTGCCGGTTTATGGCAATTCACGCGCAGCACCGGCCGTCTTTTCTTGAAAATCAATTACGATATAGACGAGCGATTTGACCCTATCAAAGCAACTGAGGCCGCGGCCAGGCTTCTGCGAAAGAGCTATGAGGAACTGGGCAGCTGGCCGCTGGCCATCACTGCCTATAACCATGGCCTCAATGGGGTGAAGCGCGCCCAGCAGGTGCTCGAATCCTCAGACATGGGGCACATCGCCACCAATTACCGCGGGCGTGCGTTTGGCTTTGCCTCCCGGAATTTCTACGCGGAGTTTCTCGCCGCAAAACACGTTGTGGAAAACAAGGAAAAGTACTTTGGCCCACTGCCGAGCGATCCACCGCTGCGCTTTGCCGTATTCGAAGTGCCCCACTATGTGAAGGCCTCCACCTTGATGAAGAAGTTTGGCTTGAGCAAAGAGGAGTTCGTAGCTTACAACCCGGCCTTGCGCGGGCCGGTCTTAGATGATCGCCGGTACGTGCCAAAGGGCTACGAGTTAAGGTTACCGCCGGACAAACAGGAGCTTGCCGATGCGCTCTACGCCCAGATCCCGGCGGAGGAACTGGCCACCACCCAGGTGCACGAAAAAACTGCTTCCGGCTACTACCGCGTGCGGGAGGGGGACAACATGTGGAGCATTTCGCGCAGGTTTGGGGTGAGTGTGCAGGAGCTCATGGCCATCAATGGCATCGATGATCCGCGCCGCCTGCGACCCGGGCAGCTGCTGCAAGTGGTAGCCGAAACTAAGCTGGCCGCCGCTCCTGCAGTGGGCGCGAAGGAGACTCAGGGTGGGGGCACGCCGGCAGTTTCCTCCCCGCCTCTCGTGATCGTGGATACGGTGGGCCAGCCCGCGGTGAGCCTTGGGGCCCTTGCTCCTACGAGCGCGCCACCGCCCGGACCCTACGGGCCCGCACTCAGGCCTGATACCTTCTACGTCGATATTCCTGACCCCGTGGGAAGGACCGTCGTGGTGCTCAGCGATGAAACGATCGGCCACTTTGCTGACTGGCTCAATCTGCCCGTGCATCGTCTGCGCAGCCTGAATGGGCTCCGCCCGCACGAGGATATCTACGTCGGCCAGCGCATCTTGGTGAACTTTAGCAAGGTCACCGTGGATGAGTTCCGCCGCCGCAGGATCGAGTACCACCAGGGTATCCGCGAGGACTTTTTCCAGCGGTTCCGCGTGGACAGCGTGCGGACGCATCAGATTGCCCCAGGCGAGAACGTCTACTCCTTGTGCAAAGAAGTGTACGATGTGCCTTATTGGCTGGTCGTGGACTATAATGTGGGCAAGAATCTCCAGAAGCTTCGTCCGGGCGACACCGTGCGGATTCCGGTGGTTTCTGCCATCAACGGAAGGAACGAAAAGAGTGACGCTCGCTCGGTTTTGTAG